The segment GATAGGGGCTATGATAGGGGTGAGATATTAAGATATATGCTTAGAAATGGTTTGAGTTTTGTAATAAGGAGTGTTGGTAAGAGGCATTTGGATTACAATGGGAGTAGGCTTTCAGTATTGGATATTTGTAAGGATAAGATAAATAGAAGGTATAAAAAAGGTGGTATTTCTTATGGTTATGCTAAATGTTATTATCATGGCCATGCAGTTACATTAATTAGTGTAAGGGGTAATTCGTCGAAGAATATGCTTTATTTTATGAGTGAAGGGCATATAAGCAGTAGTAAGGAAGCGTATTTTAGGATTAGCAGTTATTTTTCCAGGTGGAAGATAGAAGAGAGCTATAAGTTTATGAAGCAGCAGTTTGGTATTGAGAAGTGCCTTGTGAGGAGGTTTGAGTCATTGAGGACGTTGTTAGGTATGGTATCTTTTTGCTGGAATGTATTAAGTCAGATAGAATCGGATGTTATGATATCCAAGTTGTTAGAAGATATGGCCAAAAGAGAGAAATACGACAATGAAGACAAAAAGGTATGTGAATTTAAATATTATCGGATATCGGATGGTATTGAAAGGGTATTACGGTCTTACAATGGTAAGATATTTCATCATAGAGATAAAAAATATGATTGTGATTATGTTATGTATTTTAAGATAGGTTATTATCTTAAATTTCCAGAAGAGCGTAAGAAGATATTTGGAATGGGCAAGATGAAAAGGAAGAAAAGTTTACTTGTGGCTTAGGGGTGCAAAAAATGGGGTGACGGCAGTTCTGCTTCCCTTGCAAAAAAATATAAATCTGCTATTTTATTCTTTTGGCAAAGATAGATCGGAGGTGTTAGCAATTATGGAAAGATTTGAATTTAAAGCTGAGGTAAAAGAGCTATTAAATCTTGTTATCAATTCACTCTATTCCCACAAAGAGATCTTTTTAAGGGAGCTTATATCCAATGCTTCTGATGCTATCGATAAGGCAAGATATCTAAGCCTTACAAATACCGAACTAAATCTTGCGGGAACAGAATGGAAGATACAGATAGTGCCCGACAAGGATGCAAAAACTTTAAAGGTTATAGACAATGGTGTGGGGATGAACCGGGAAGAAGCTATAAACAATCTTGGCACCATTGCAAAGTCGGGGACAAAAGATTTTATTGAGACATTGAAAAAGGCTAAGGAAACTGGCGATATAAATCTGATAGGGCAATTTGGCGTTGGCTTCTATTCAGCTTTTATGGTAGCAGAGAAAATAGAGGTGATATCCAAAAAGATTGGGGAGGAAAAAGCTATTAAATGGCGATCGACGGCAAACGGAAGCTTTGAAATTGAAGATGCTGAAAAGGAAGGTTATGGTACTACGGTGATTTTGTATATTAAAGAAGAAGATAAAGAGTTTTTGGATGAATGGCGGATTAAACAAATAGTTAAAAAATACTCAGATTATATTGGCTATCCGATTGTTCTTTCAACTACGAAAGATGGAAAAGTTAAGGAGGAAACCCTAAATTCGATGCAGGCGATATGGTTAAAATCAAAATCTGAAATAAAGCCTGAAGAGTACAATGAATTTTACAAGCATATATCACATGATTTTAATGATCCACTCGAAACGATCCATTACAAAGTGGAAGGTACAAATGAATTTACAGCACTTCTGTTTATCCCATCCAAGAAACCTTTTGATATATATTACAAAAGTCCGAAATTTGGGCCTGCTCTTTATGTGAATAAGGTTCAAATTATGGATGCCTGTGAAGATCTGGTTCCACCTTATCTCAGATTTGTCAAAGGGGTAGTGGATTCTTCTGATCTACCTCTGAACGTTTCCCGAGAGATGCTTCAAAACAATAGGCAGGTTGCTAACATAAATAAAAATATCACGAAAAAAGTTTTAGATACCCTCAAGGGGATGAAGAAAAATGATCCGGAAAAATACAAAAAGTTTTTTGTTGAGTTTGGGAATGTGTTAAAAGAGGGGATCCATACAGATTTTGAAAGAAGGGAAGAGATTGCATCACTTATGATATTCAACACACTAAACAATAGGGATAAGATGATAGATCTTGATACCTATGTGGAAAATTTCAAAGATGGTCAGGAGGAGATCTATTATATCGTGGGGCGTTCAGTGGAGGAGCTTATTAATTCTCCTCAACTTGAGTATTTTAAAACAAAAGGGATAGATGTCATCCTGTTTACAGGGGAATTTGACGAAATTATCATCGGTGGACTTTTTGAATATAAAGGTAAAAAGTTAAAATCTGTCACAAAGGGGGATATAAAGATCAAGGATGACGATGTGAAGGATATCAAGGAGAAAGAAGAGAGCTATAGACCTCTTCTGGACAGGATAAAAGAAGATCTGAAAGAAGATCTGCAGGATGTAAAAGCAAGTGCAAGATTGACAGATTCCCTCTGCTGTCTCGTGATGGACGAAAACGCAATGGATGAGTCGATGAGAAGATTGTTTGAGTCTATGGGGCAGGAGGTGCCAAAGTCGAAAAAGATTCTGGAATTGAATCTCAATCATCCGGTGATGAAAAAGCTCAAAGATCTCTACGATATCGATCCAAAAAGCTCAAAAATAAAAGAAATTGCAAATATGATATTTGATATAGCGCTGATTTCCGATGGAGAAAAACCGAAAGATCCGTCAGCTTTTTCCAGAAAAATAGCGGATCTGATGATGAATTTAATCTAAGCGGTGATGAAGGGAGATAAAACGTTGGAACGTTGAAATAAAACGTTAGAATGTTGAAAAGTTGGGACGTTAGAAAGTTAGAACGTTGGCATGTTGAAATGTAGAACTTAGAACATTGAACTTTGAACATAGAACATTGAACATAAAACGTTGAACATTGAACTTTGAACAAAAAAAATGCCTGAGGGGGGACTCGAACCCCCACAGGTGTTACCCCACAGGATCCTTAGTCCTGCGTGTCTACCAGTTCCACCACCCAGGCTTTTTATTGGGGATAATCATATAGCAATCTTTATCCCTTTTGTCAATACCTAAGAGATTTTTTATTTTTTATCATATAATTTTGTTTATTAAATAATTTTGTCCGCTATAATAATATGTAGGAGGTGCATATGAAGAAGATCTTTTTTATAGGGATCATTTTTGTAATGTTTGCGGCGGTATCTTATGGGGGGAGTATTGAGCTGTCTGGAAAGATAAGCTCTATTACGGTTTTTTCTGATTCCGCTCTGGTTAAAAAAATGATTGACGTAAAGGTTGCCAGAGGGGAAAATTTGTTTAGTATCATAAATTTGCCTTTGATGATGGATGATGCTTCTTTGAAGATTAAACCAATTGAGTGCACAGGCGTAAAAATAAAGGATATAAAAATACAGAAAACCTTTTTAAACACCGGGCAAAACCCCCGTGTGGATCAACTCAACAAGATGCTAAATGAGTTAAATGACAGAATTTCACTTCTTACCAATGAAAAGAATGTCATAAATAGTACGCTTGAATACATAAAGAAGGCTAATGCGAATCAGAAGTTGAGTATTCAGGAGCTTGAAGGATTGATAAATTTTAATGAAAAGACCATGTCGGCAAAGCTGGAAAGATTGGTGTATCTGGATAGGGAGCTTGAAAAGCTTGAGCTTAATAGATCGTCAGTTCTGGAAGAGATAAATCTTTTAAAAAATCGCAATAAAGAGACAAAAGTTGTTCAGCTTGTGATTGCATCTGAAAAAGGGGAAAGTTTGAAAATGGAGGTTTCTTATCTGGTGAGAGGGGTAAGCTGGGTGAGTTCTTATGAAATAAATGCAAATTCCACAAACGAAAAGATTGCCATTGGACATTTTGTGAATATAAAGCAGGCTACAGGAGAGGATTGGACAAATGTGGATATTGAGGTCTCCACCGCCAGACCCTCATCAGGAAGGCTTCCGGAGATATTCCCCATTTATCTTGAAAAATATCTTCCGCAATTTGGTTATAAAAAGGGAGGGGATTTTCTGGAAGAGAGTGTTATGTCAAAGGCTAACAAGTCTATAGCATTTATTGAGCCGGAGATAAAGGAAGAGGCAACATCTTTCCTATTTAAAGTACCTTATAAGGTGAATATCCCGTCTGATAATAATTTTTACAGGTTTCAAATAGCTGAAAAGGAAAACAAAGGGGAGTTTTTTTACTATGCGATACCAAAGATGGAGAAATCGGCATTTTTAAAAGCCACTGTGAAAAACAGTTTTGGCTACCCATTACTTCAGGGGAATGCATCAATCTATCTTGATGGTATCTATGTGGCAAAGGTAAACCTTAATAAGACGATGCCGGATGAAGAGATAGAGGTTTCTTTAGGGAAGGATGAAAGTATAAAAGTGGATAGAAAACAGCTAAAAAGATTTACCGAATACGTTGGGTTTGGGAATAAGAACGTAAAGGTGAGCTATGAGTATATCATTACGATCCAGAATACGAAGAAGAACGGAATCATCTTAAACGTAAAAGATCAGTTTCCCGTATCGAGGGATGAAATGATAAAGGTAAACCAGATAGAGCCTACAAAGGATAGGGCTATAATATCTGATGATGGTATAATATCCTGGAACCTCAGTCTATCCCCGAAAGAAAAAAAGGAGTTATCGGTGAAATACAGCGTGGAGTATCCGAAAGATTATAAGGTATCAGGATTGGAGTAGGTGTATGCTGTATGGGATGTCGTCTGTTTTACATTTTTGTCAAATAAGTTGACAAAAATGTAAAAAGGTATTAAATATATCAACTGTAGAGTCGGGATTTGTAGGGGTTTTAGTTTTAGATTTAAACGACTTATGTTGGCATTTAAATTGCTCTAATAGAGTATAATTTAAATTGCTCTAATAGAGTATAATACAAAAATAAGGAGGTAATATTTATGAAAAGTGTAAAAAAAGGTTTTACGCTCATCGAGCTATTGGTAGTTGTGGCAATTATTGCAATCCTTGCCGCAATCGCTATACCACAGTTTGCAAAGTATAGGGAGAATGCTGCAAAAGCTTCGGCGGTTGCCGATGCGAAAAATATCGCGACTGCTATAGAATCTTATTATGCAGATACCCAGAGTTTTCCTTCCAGCATAAGTGATGGTAGTATTGTCCCATTGGGTACGCAGACTTTTTCTCTAAGTAAAAATAACAGTTTCAAAGGGTATTATTATAATAACCCATCTTATACGTTTGTTGTTTCAAATACTGCTTTTAATAGAAGTGTAACATTTAACTCTGCTACTGGCGGAGTAGATGTAAATGTATGGTAATAAATAATAGACTTTTTACATATTTAAAAGAGGGAATTTTATATTCCCTCTTTTTTTTATTATTTTTTTCTCTTCAAACTAAAACGTTGAATACCGGAGATGCTGGGGAGCTTGTGGCAGCTTCTTATGGGTTGGGAGTTGCACACCCTTCAGGCTATCCTGTATATTTGATGATCTCTAAGTTTTTCACATTTTTACCATTTGGCAGTATTACCACAAAAGTTGCTCTGGTTTCTACAATCTCTTCCACACTTTTACTTGTTTTGAGTATGAATTTTTTAAAGCAGGAAGGTTTAAATCTTACAGTACGTTTTTTTTTCTGTCTTTTATTAATGTCATGCTACTCTTTTTTTGCTCAGTCGTTACTCGCAAAGTTTTATCCATTAAATACCCTAATGATATTTGCCATTTTTTATTTAGGTTATAAAAGTCTTCATCAGCATAATGTAAAATACCAGCACACTATTGCTTTTTTGTTTGGTATATCTGCTGGCTTACACCAGACTATCTATTTCATGTTTTTAGCACTACTTGTCCCCGTAATATTTCACTTTAAAGATTTTATTAAAAATCTTTTATTTTCTTTCTTCCTTTTTCTTCTTGGGTTTAGTAATGTTTTATATCTTATGGTAAGAAGCTGGAAGGATACTTTGCTTAATATGTCCCCATCAGGTAACGTTGAAATGCTTTTCTACACTCTATCTCGGAAAGCTTATGATAAATCATCCAGTATTGATATTGCTAAGTCGTTTTTTAATTTTGAGCTACAAAAGATTTTTTATGCGATAAAAAACTGTATTACGCTATTATCAAGAGAATTTCATCCGTATATATTTATTTTTCTTATATCCGGTTTTATTTATTTAGCAATGAAAAACAGACGGTCGTTCTGGTATTTTCTGTCAATTTATTTAGCCTACTCATTTTTTTTGGTTTATCACACTTTTTCATTAGAAAAACCTGGTCTTGATAGTTGGTATATTTCTGCTCATCAATATTTCTTACCTATTTTTTTATTTACCGCAATAATCTGCTCATATGGATTTGAACTTATTACTTCAAAACTTTCTATAAACCTATCAATATTGAAATATCTTATACTGTGTTTTCCTCTCATTTACTTGCCTCAGAATTTTTTTGTAAATAATTACGATAGAAATCACGTACCATACTATAAAACAATTGATCATTTTTTTGTGAAACCTATAAAGTCAGTCGTTATATACAGTGGTGACAATGACGTTTTTCAGGGTTGGTATCTTAAAAATGTTGAAAAATTTAGAGATGACTTATGCTTGATAAGTGCCCCTGTAATCAAAGATAAAATCTGGGAAACTAATAATGGCTGTAACTATAAAATTTATAAGGATGCATATCCAGAAATTAATTACGAAGATACTTCATTTAACCTTAATAGTCTCAAAGGATATATGAAGAAAAAAAGAGTATATTCCTCCATACCAATAGAAGAAAATGACTTATTAAAAGAGCATCTTAAGTCTGAATACGTGCTTTTGGACTTTATGATATTTCCAAAAGATATAAACGTCGATAATGACACAAAAAACTGGATAGCCAAACAGAGATACGATTACAAAGATTACATCCATTATAACATATGTATAAATCATGGAACAGATGACCTATTTACAAAATCATTATGCAAAAAATATTCCACTTATTTGACATATTTAGCCTATGACATTGGGGAAAAATATCAAAAAAATTCTATTTCAAAAGTCGATCTTTTTTTTGAAGGGAATTTAAATAAAACACTTCAAATAAATACAAACAATGAAAATTTAGTTTACCTTTATAGGGCCTATCAAATTAACAAATTGAATGATGAAAAAGAATTTTATCTTTACAGTGGGTTTTAATTATGGAAAAATTTAAAAATTATGTTTTAATAGCATGTGGATTTCTTTTAGTTATATTTATTGTATTACTAATAAAACAGTATAATTACTATAAAGATGGCCAGAGTTTTGAGAAAAGTGGACTATACATAAAAGCAGTGGATAGCTATGCAATGGTGGTCTATATGCATATCCCTTTTTCAATCTATGAAGGGAAATCTATAGATAATATATTAAAATTGGCCGATAAGTATAGTGATAATGTAACATTTTCTTTGTATTGTTATGAAAGGTTAAGAAGTAGCATTTATGGTACCAGATGGTTTTATACTCCTCATAAAGATGTATTAAATCAAATTGAGCCAGAGATTGCAAGAATAAAGACCAGACTACTTATTAAGGATGGTTATAAAAAAAGTGATAATGAAACTTTTAGAGAGCTTATGGGAATAATGACTGCAGACTTAAGCCCTGATCCTTTGCTTTCATTTGTTAGCATTCTATTATTTTTTAATTTTATATTTATTACTATCTTTGCAATTAATAAATCCTCCAGAGAAAAAAAATTTAGTGTTAAAACTTTTGCATTATATTCACCATTAATTGTTTTTTCTTGGATTTTGTGGATAATTACCTTGTATAAGGCATAAGATGAAGGTTCTCATAACGCCATTATTTGGATTAGGTGATACACTTATGTTTACTCCAGCCCTTGAGATTTTAAAAATGAATAGACCTGATTGGACTATTGATGTTTTTACTTTCAAGAGATCAAATTACGAAATCTTAATCGATAATCCCTATATAGATAATTTAATTTTTGAACCGATGCTGACATGGAATAAATTGAAAGTGATAGGATATATGTTGAAATCTCTAAGAGGAAAATATGATGTCGTAATCAATTTTTATCCTTCAAATAGAAAAGATTACAATATTTTTGCATTTTTAACTGGTGCCAGATATAGATTGGGGCATAGGTATCTGTATATGAATTTTAAAGAATGGAACTTTTTAAAAAATCTTACCATCGACGAAAGCACTCAAATGCATTGCGTAGAGCAAAATATCAGACTATTGGAATTGCTTGGTATAAATAATAACATGAATGAAATTCCAGATATGAAAGTATACCTTTCTGATGAAGAGGTAGAAAAAGGGGAGATATATCTAAAACAGTGGGATTCAATAAAAATAGGTCTGCATACAGGGACAAGTAGATTTAAAAATCATATTAACAGAAGGTGGCCAAAAGAATATTTTCTCGAGATCGTTAATTATTTTAAAGAGGTAAAATTTTTACTCTTTGGGACGGATGAAGAAAAAGAAGAAAATGAGTATATCTTAAAAAATAATAAAAATGATAATGTCATTTTGGTTGAAAACAAAACTATTAGAGAAGTGGCAGCCATTGTAAAAAACCTCGATCTTTTTATCTCTAATGATTCTGGTTTGATGCATCTTTCTGCAGCTGTGGGGACTAAAACCTTTGGAATTTTCGGCCCTACGAATCCAATATGGGTTAAGCCCTGGGGTGATAGGAATACGTTTTTTAAGTTGGATTTACCCTGTTCCCCTTGTTTTGTTTATTCACCAAAGCCTTTAAACTGTAAAATTGATGATAGATTTAAGTGTCTTAAAGAGTTAAAACCTGATATAATAATAAAAAAGATCAAGGAAGTATTATGAGGGGAATTGTTTTATTACCAACGTATAACGAAAAAGATAATATAATGAAGATTTTAAACAAGTTGCTTGTTTATGACTATCTGGATATTTTAGTAATTGATGATAACTCGCCTGATGGTACAGCTGATATAGTAAAAGACCTGATGCAGATAGAAAAAAGGGTTTTTTTAATGGAGAGGGAAAAAAAACTTGGTCTTGGGACGGCGTATGTGAGTGGCTTCAAATGGGGGTTGGAAAAAGGTTATGATATTTTCTTCGAAATAGATGCCGACCTTTCACATGATCCTAATGAAATACCCAATTTTATATCAAAAATCAAAGAGGGTTATGACCTTGTGGTAGGTTCCAGATATGTTCACGGCACTATCAGCGTTGTGGGCTGGGATTTTAAAAGATTGTTGCTATCAAAATTTGCAAACTGGTATGCAACTACAATTTTAGGGGTGAAGTATTTGACGGATATAACAAGTGGTTTTAGGGCATATACGAAAAATGCTCTGGAAAAGATAGATTTAGCTAATATAAAATCTAATGGGTACGCCTTTCAGATTGAAATGGTATATAAGCTACATAAATTGGGTTGTAAAATTACAGAAATTCCGATAATATTTTACGAGAGGGGGGCAGGATCTTCAAAAATGAGTAGAAAAATAGCCTTTGAAGCTGCTATTATGGTATGGAGGCTTAAATTTGGGAGAAATTAAGTATATTAAGACACACTGAGTATTTATGAAATCACCTGATTATATTATGATTGTGTATAAAAAAGCTGGATTAGTTATTAAAATAGAATATTTGAGCTTAGTAAATTTTTGTAAAAATGTTTAAAAATTTATCCTACGTATCTATTTCTTTTATTTACATTAATTTATTGGGGTATCTGTTTCACATAATTGTCAGTCGCCAGCTTGGACCTGTCAAATATGGGGAGTTTATTGTTTATTACTCACTAATACTCGTTGGATCAAATGTGGCTGGAATACTTGGTAATATTTCAGTGAAAAAAATAATCGAGAATCCTGAATTAAAATTTGAAACCCTGAGATTTTTTAGAATATTTAATCTAATTGTTGGGTTGATATTCTTTTTGTTAATAATAATCTTTTCAGGTATTATTTCGGATTTTTTGAATCTGACAGGTAGCTTTTATCTCTACCTGGTTGCTTTAGCAATACTACTTGCTCTAATTGTAACTCCAGAAAAGAGTTTAATACAGGCGGATAAAAATTTTAAGTCTCTCTCAATAATAAATTCTACAGAATTAACAATGCGGTTTTTTTTTGCAATTATTTTGATTTTTTCAGGATATGAGATTTCTGGAGCCATATTATCGACACCTTTTGCTTTATTAATGGTTTTTTTTGTATTATTATATCTAAACGATCATGTCTTTGGTAAAATAAATCCCATACATTTGAAAACAATCATTATAACAATACTATATATCTCCCCCATGAGCATTGTTATATACTTCGATTCTATTTTTGTAACAAGAGTTTTTAGTTACGAAAATGCTGGTATTTATGGGTCCTTTTCTGTATTGGGGAAAACAGCGCTTTACTTTTGTTTGACTTTATTCAATGTTTTCTTCCCGGAATTTCTTTTGTTGAAGGATAGTAAAAAAATGTATAAAATAATTCGTCTTGCGAATATTCTAACGTTTTCTATTTATATTGTCATTATAATTGTAGTAATTTTAGTAGGCAAGCCTATTTATGAATTTTTATTCGGTTATCAATATATAAGTGGTTTTCAATATCTGGTGCCATATCTGATAGCATTAATCCCTTTAACCTTGAACAGCTACAATATTGGTTTACTCACAGTATTAGAAAAATATCTACCACTCATATATTTTTACTTAATTTCATATTTAGCTGGATTTATTATTTTAGACTTAAGCAAAATAATTGTGTATATTGGATATATCTTTTTGATAAATTTCGTTTTTTATTTAGTATTTTTAATTGCGCTTTTTCTGTCTAAAAAGAATCATTCTATTTAAAAGTTTAATAGTGTGTAAAAAAAAGCACTATTTGCTTAAATTTATCAATTAGTTGTGCCAGTTAAACTAAGTAAGATTTCTTCGTAGTCCAAGGCTAATTTATCCCATGTTAAATTTTTTGCGTATTCTAATGCTTTTTTACCCATCTGTAAAATCATCTCTTCGTTCTCCCACAAGGTTTTCATCTTATCTTTTAAATCTTCTGGATTTTCACTTTTAAAACTTAACCCAAAACCATTTTCTATAACATAAGACAGCTCCGGGATATCACTTACAATAAGAGGTTTCCCCATGGAAGCAACTTCCAAAGTAACGATACTCTGTCCTTCAAACCTTGAAGGCATGACTATGAATTTTGCATTTTTTATAAAATTTAACTTTTCTTGACCGGTTAGAAATCCGAGAATTTCAACATTATTATTTAATCCTTTTTCAGTTATTAAATTTTTAAGTTTTATTTCATCTTTTCCTTTACCTGCTATTTTAAGAGGAAATTTTATGTCTTCGAGGGCTTCTAAAAGTAAATCTAATCCCTTGTGGAATATATCTATTCTTCCAATGAATCCAATATAATTACCTATATTTATGTCTTTTTCTATGTGTTTTTCATCCACTCCATTCGGGATAATTTTACCATTTAATTTAAACTTGTTAAGAGAAATTTCAGAAACACAAATAATATTTTTGTAAATACGAGGATAAAACTTTTCTATTAAATAGAAAGGCAAACCAAAAAAGCCATATCTTTTTAAAATCTGTAATTCTTCTCTTTGATGCAATTGTAGTACTGTTTTTTTATGGAATAAGAAAGAAAAAACTGGGTTCCAGGGAGCAAAATCCTCAACTACAATATCATAATCTTTAGCATGATTTTTTAGATACTTAATCGATTCAAATGCATAAGAAAAAACACTCAATTTATAACTCTTGTCAGTTCCTAAAAATTTAAACTTTAAATTTCCTTCCGCATAATCCTTAGCACCTTGATATTTACCTGATATTATCGTTATATTATGACCTTTTTCTACTAATCTCTTGTTAATTTCAAAACACCTTACAGCTCCACCACCACCAACCCAGGGATTATTTATATGATCGTAGATAAGATGAAGTATTTTCACTTTATTTCACCAAATTTATTAGTCAAAAAATCTTTTACTCCTCTAACATAAGCATCAAAATTAAACGGTAGATTTTTTAATTTGCGAACAATCGTGTATTTAAAAAAATAGGAAAAAAACACAAATGGTAGAAAATATGGATAATGTTTTTTTGTAAATAAAAATCCATTTCTAACCCAATAATAGTCGTTTACTTTATTTATTCTTCCTGCTGTGCCTCCTTCTTTATGATAGATTATGCAACTACTACAATAAACAATCTTATATCCCTTCTTTTGTATTCTTATACCGTAATCAGCATCGTCCCAATAAAGAAAAAATCTTTCATCAAAAAGACCAACATATCTTACAACATCTACAGGCATAAACAAAGATGCACCTGATATGTAATCCAATCTTTCGTTATCTTTTTTTCTAAATATTGAATTTCCGATGATTGGGTATAAAGTACATCCTCCAAGCATTTGTAATTCTCCGTTAGGATACAATATTTTTGTTCCTAAAGCTCCAACTTTTATGTTTTTGTTTATGGCTTCATAATAACATTTAACCAAGTTTCCCAAAGATGATTTATTAAGGACTGTATCGTTGTTTAATATCCAGATAAATTTATAATTTTTCACGTTGTTTAAAATAAATTCTAATCCTTTATTAAATCCACCAGTATAACCTAAATTTTCATCGTTTTTTATTATATAAAATTGAGAGTTTTCACTTATATTTTCTATTGTGTTGTTTTCATCTATTATTTTATAATCTAAATTTTTATTCGTTAAGAAAGAAATCAAGTTATCTACAGAATTATCATTTGATCCGTTATCAATAAAAATTATATCGTAGTTTTTATAATCAAGAAAAAAAACACTATCCAAAAAATTTTTACTATCTTCCCAATTATTCCAATTTAAAGTTAAAAGTGCAACTTTACTCATTGGTCTTTTCCCCTACAAAAGTTACTGTACTTCCAAATAAAAATTGGTAAAAAGTAAATGATACATCAGCAATTTTAAATAGCTCTAATAAAGCTATAAATATACCTAGTCTCGATAACTCCCAATATTTTCTTTCTAAGAATTTGTATTTAGCACTTACTTTAAACATTAATTTTTCTTTTGTCGATTTTTCGCCTTCCTCTAATAATCTCTGATAACCTTTGTGCTTTTCCAAACTTTAACCTCCATACCTTATACTTTTTATATAATTAATAAAATAACAACAGTTACCATGATAGGTTATACTTCTTTTACGAGTATATCAGAGAATTTAAATAAAGCAAAGAAAAAGTTATATAAAGTCAACAAAATATTGTTTCCATCCTGAACGTGGTAAAGAATTTTAAAAAAAAGGTGGCTTTTTACTGTTTCACACGTTAAAATTGCAGAATAACTAATCCAGAAATTAATTATTTTTTTCACGATTT is part of the Calditerrivibrio nitroreducens DSM 19672 genome and harbors:
- a CDS encoding glycosyltransferase family 9 protein — its product is MKVLITPLFGLGDTLMFTPALEILKMNRPDWTIDVFTFKRSNYEILIDNPYIDNLIFEPMLTWNKLKVIGYMLKSLRGKYDVVINFYPSNRKDYNIFAFLTGARYRLGHRYLYMNFKEWNFLKNLTIDESTQMHCVEQNIRLLELLGINNNMNEIPDMKVYLSDEEVEKGEIYLKQWDSIKIGLHTGTSRFKNHINRRWPKEYFLEIVNYFKEVKFLLFGTDEEKEENEYILKNNKNDNVILVENKTIREVAAIVKNLDLFISNDSGLMHLSAAVGTKTFGIFGPTNPIWVKPWGDRNTFFKLDLPCSPCFVYSPKPLNCKIDDRFKCLKELKPDIIIKKIKEVL
- a CDS encoding polyprenol monophosphomannose synthase; translated protein: MRGIVLLPTYNEKDNIMKILNKLLVYDYLDILVIDDNSPDGTADIVKDLMQIEKRVFLMEREKKLGLGTAYVSGFKWGLEKGYDIFFEIDADLSHDPNEIPNFISKIKEGYDLVVGSRYVHGTISVVGWDFKRLLLSKFANWYATTILGVKYLTDITSGFRAYTKNALEKIDLANIKSNGYAFQIEMVYKLHKLGCKITEIPIIFYERGAGSSKMSRKIAFEAAIMVWRLKFGRN
- a CDS encoding lipopolysaccharide biosynthesis protein, producing MFKNLSYVSISFIYINLLGYLFHIIVSRQLGPVKYGEFIVYYSLILVGSNVAGILGNISVKKIIENPELKFETLRFFRIFNLIVGLIFFLLIIIFSGIISDFLNLTGSFYLYLVALAILLALIVTPEKSLIQADKNFKSLSIINSTELTMRFFFAIILIFSGYEISGAILSTPFALLMVFFVLLYLNDHVFGKINPIHLKTIIITILYISPMSIVIYFDSIFVTRVFSYENAGIYGSFSVLGKTALYFCLTLFNVFFPEFLLLKDSKKMYKIIRLANILTFSIYIVIIIVVILVGKPIYEFLFGYQYISGFQYLVPYLIALIPLTLNSYNIGLLTVLEKYLPLIYFYLISYLAGFIILDLSKIIVYIGYIFLINFVFYLVFLIALFLSKKNHSI
- a CDS encoding glycosyltransferase family 4 protein, whose amino-acid sequence is MKILHLIYDHINNPWVGGGGAVRCFEINKRLVEKGHNITIISGKYQGAKDYAEGNLKFKFLGTDKSYKLSVFSYAFESIKYLKNHAKDYDIVVEDFAPWNPVFSFLFHKKTVLQLHQREELQILKRYGFFGLPFYLIEKFYPRIYKNIICVSEISLNKFKLNGKIIPNGVDEKHIEKDINIGNYIGFIGRIDIFHKGLDLLLEALEDIKFPLKIAGKGKDEIKLKNLITEKGLNNNVEILGFLTGQEKLNFIKNAKFIVMPSRFEGQSIVTLEVASMGKPLIVSDIPELSYVIENGFGLSFKSENPEDLKDKMKTLWENEEMILQMGKKALEYAKNLTWDKLALDYEEILLSLTGTTN
- a CDS encoding glycosyltransferase family 2 protein, which codes for MSKVALLTLNWNNWEDSKNFLDSVFFLDYKNYDIIFIDNGSNDNSVDNLISFLTNKNLDYKIIDENNTIENISENSQFYIIKNDENLGYTGGFNKGLEFILNNVKNYKFIWILNNDTVLNKSSLGNLVKCYYEAINKNIKVGALGTKILYPNGELQMLGGCTLYPIIGNSIFRKKDNERLDYISGASLFMPVDVVRYVGLFDERFFLYWDDADYGIRIQKKGYKIVYCSSCIIYHKEGGTAGRINKVNDYYWVRNGFLFTKKHYPYFLPFVFFSYFFKYTIVRKLKNLPFNFDAYVRGVKDFLTNKFGEIK